Below is a genomic region from Sphingomonas sp. KR3-1.
TCTATGCCGCGCAGGGCTTCGAACTAATCGACAGCGCCCTGCATAAGATGTTCGGCGAACCGGTAATGGGCGAGACCTGGTCGCTCGACCTCAGCCGAGATGCACCGCCAGCCACACCGTAGCACGGTCCTTTGCGGTCCAGGTTACCCAATGCCTCTGGCCCTTCGCGATCAGCAGGTGATCGCCGGGGGCGAGCACGACCTCCGCCGAATCCTCGATCCGGAGGCCCGCCGCGCCCTCGAGCACCACCACCCACTCGTCCCAGTTCTGCAGCATCGGCGTGTCCGCGGGCGTCGCCTGGCCGCGCGAGACGATGCGTTCGATGCGGATGCCGGGGCGCTCGAGGATTTCGGTGAAGGCCTCGGCGCGTTTCGCGGCGGGAAGCTTGTTCAGCAGGTTGGCGACCTGGGGCTTGAAGCGTGGCTTGGGTTTGGGTTTCGGGGCGGGCTTCGCTTTGGCCTTGGGGAGCGCCTTTGCCGAGCCGGCGGACTTGCTCCAGGCATTGCTCGTCGCGCCGCGCAGATAGTCCTCGATCTCCGCTGCGCTGGCGGTGAGGCCCGCCTTG
It encodes:
- a CDS encoding cupin domain-containing protein → MPNDTTASLREMAANRGLKLVASRRRKPGGDYGRYGLHDADGAAVFGVGKAGLTASAAEIEDYLRGATSNAWSKSAGSAKALPKAKAKPAPKPKPKPRFKPQVANLLNKLPAAKRAEAFTEILERPGIRIERIVSRGQATPADTPMLQNWDEWVVVLEGAAGLRIEDSAEVVLAPGDHLLIAKGQRHWVTWTAKDRATVWLAVHLG